Below is a genomic region from Pseudomonas sp. JQ170C.
CCGGACTGCCGTCGTCCAGTCGCGAGCTGGTGAGAAACACCACCGTGCAGCCCGCGAACGCCGCATGCCCTTGCAACTCGGCAATGAACTTCTTGGTGTCCAGAGGGGTTTCAGCCCGGGAGCGGGCAGTGAGCAGGCCATCGACGATCAACAGCGTGGCCTGGTGGCGATTGATCTCACCGCGCAGCAATTTGACCACCTGGTCCAGCCCCTCGCTCTCAAGCGTGTCGAATGCGCTGACGAACTGGATCTGGTTGCCGATCAGCGCCGCGTCGAAAAAGGCCAGGGTCGAGAGGTACTGGAACAAGCGCTCGTGCGATTCGCTCAACAAGGTCGCTACCAGTACCCGCCCACCCTGGCCAACGTGGTTGAAGGCCAGCTGATTGGCCAGGATCGTCTTGCCCGACCCCGGGCGCCCTTGAACGATGTAGGAGGCGCCGACGATCAAACCACCCTTGAGTAGCGCATCGAGCCCACTGATCTCAGTGGTAAGTCGTTTGAGCTGTTCCACGATAGTGCGACCTGTTCAATTCGTCGTTGGCGTGACCGGCTGGGAGGCTGGCAGGTACAGCGTCATGCAAGTGCCGGCGTCGGCGCTACTGGCAACACTGACGGCACCATTGCTTTGCCTGGCAAATCCATAGACCTGGCTCAACCCCAATCCAGTTCCCTTGCCAAAGGCTTTGGTGGTGAAAAAAGGTTCAAAGATACGTGGCAGCACATGCGGGGCAATGCCTCGGCCGTTGTCGCTGACATCAAGACGCACAAAGCTGCCATGCAAGTCATCGACCTCCCCCTGCAGTTGGCAGTTGCGCGCCTGCAAGCGGATGACCCCGTCGGTCTCGATAGCATCGCGGGCATTGAAGATCAGGTTGAGCAAAACCATCTGCAACTGACCACCATCGACTTCGACATCCTGCACGTCCTCGTCGATCTGTATTTGCAAGTCGATGTCTTTAGGCAATGCCTGCCCGAGCAACATCCGCGTCGAGTCGATCAAGGGTGGCAAGGCGACCCTGCCGGAATTCAGTGCCTTGTACCGGGCAAAGCTGAGCAACTGCTGGGTCATCTGCGTGCCCCGCTCACCGGCATCGAGAATATGTTCAAGCAAACGCTGGGTACGCTGCGGGTCTCGGCTGGTGAGGGCCAGGCGG
It encodes:
- a CDS encoding two-component system sensor histidine kinase NtrB; its protein translation is MGSSNRSDLHTMHASRYEQLVQAVVDYAIYMLDVDGYVVSWNAGAQRIKGWRADEVIGKHFSLFFTEQDCIDGRPARLLALALSTGVAQDEGWRVRKDGTQFWALAALDVIRGTDGEIVGLAKITRDITDRREAAQQLDAMRAQLFQAQKLEALGQLTGGMAHDFNNLLTIILGSARLALTSRDPQRTQRLLEHILDAGERGTQMTQQLLSFARYKALNSGRVALPPLIDSTRMLLGQALPKDIDLQIQIDEDVQDVEVDGGQLQMVLLNLIFNARDAIETDGVIRLQARNCQLQGEVDDLHGSFVRLDVSDNGRGIAPHVLPRIFEPFFTTKAFGKGTGLGLSQVYGFARQSNGAVSVASSADAGTCMTLYLPASQPVTPTTN